One window of the Hoplias malabaricus isolate fHopMal1 chromosome Y, fHopMal1.hap1, whole genome shotgun sequence genome contains the following:
- the LOC136678827 gene encoding cyclin-T2-like, producing MAAVQRSTKWLFTREQIENSPSRRCGIEPDRELSYRQQAANLIQDMGQRLNVSQLTINTAIVYMHRFYMLNSFAKFHRNIISPTTLFLAAKVEEQPRKLEHVIKVAHACLNPQEPPLDTNSNVYLQQAQELVLLETIVLQTLGFEITIEHPHTDVVRCSQLVRASKDLAQTSYFMATNSLHLTTFCLQYKPTVVACVCIHLACKWSNWEIPISSDGKHWWEYLDATVTLQLLDQLTHEFLQILEKTPSRLKRIRNWRATQAAKRSKTESHSVDTSFQAPTLNQESLVVDKPDIMGGVYSEPSTSFQLDGGPLSLNGLSNFTSYSFTGQGSQQPDTYLNLQGVAMGKHSHCPAPVATNKLSLEKYREKQAAELLQRRRHAEESELHRKHTHLLPDSATSSSSAALLSSSSSVARAKNGQTGQERATKSSSLKRRQPSSSSASVENGSVSQEELKMKIKVSESGGNTSGGKSRHSPRTGREKYREHSSHRAPKHDASHSHSHVHAHTHSSHHKTHRSSKTHSASAPLAVSQSMGHGQLGKIERRQGDGQSAEGGASLCLNGQHMDYTDTFNMLDSLLNAHSMNY from the exons CTCCCAACTTACTATCAACACTGCAATCGTGTACATGCACCGGTTTTATATGCTGAATTCCTTCGCAAAGTTCCATCGAAAT ATCATCTCCCCTACTACTCTATTTTTGGCTGCTAAAGTAGAAGAGCAACCCAGGAAACTTGAACATGTCATTAAAGTGGCACACGCCTGTCTTAACCCGCAAGAACCTCCACTGGATACTAATAGCAAT GTTTACCTCCAACAAGCCCAAGAGCTGGTGCTGCTAGAAACTATAGTACTGCAGACACTTG GGTTTGAGATTACAATAGAGCATCCACACACCGATGTTGTGAGATGTTCCCAACTAGTACGAG CAAGCAAGGACTTGGCCCAGACGTCGTATTTCATGGCTACCAACAG TCTGCACCTTACCACATTCTGTCTGCAGTACAAGCCCACAGTGGTGGCATGTGTGTGTATCCACTTGGCCTGCAAATGGTCCAACTGGGAGATTCCTATCTCTTCTGATGGAAAACACTGGTGGGAGTACCTGGATGCTACAGTCACACTGCAGCTGCTTGATC AATTAACACATGAGTTTCTACAGATTTTGGAGAAAACACCCAGCAGACTGAAAAGAATCAGAAACTGGCGG gccACACAAGCTGCAAAAAGGTCAAAAACAGAAAGCCATTCAGTGGACACTTCCTTCCAGGCCCCTACCCTCAACCAGGAAAGCCTAGTAGTGGACAAACCTGACATTATGGGGGGTGTTTATTCTGAACCTTCCACCTCATTCCAGTTGGATGGTGGCCCTCTTTCCCTGAATGGCTTGTCAAACTTTACTTCGTACAGCTTCACGGGCCAAGGCAGCCAGCAGCCTGACACCTACCTGAACCTGCAGGGGGTAGCCATGGGCAAACATAGCCATTGCCCAGCCCCAGTGGCCACCAATAAACTCTCTCTGGAGAAGTATCGTGAGAAGCAAGCTGCAGAGCTACTTCAGCGCCGGAGACATGCTGAGGAAAGTGAattacacagaaaacacacgCATCTACTGCCTGATTCTGCGACATCCTCCTCGTCTGCAGCATTGTTGTCATCTTCGTCTTCTGTGGCCCGTGCTAAGAATGGCCAGACAGGGCAAGAACGAGCAACAAAGAGCAGCTCGCTGAAACGTCGCCAACCTTCATCCTCCTCTGCCTCAGTGGAGAACGGCAGTGTGAGTCAGGAGGAGCTGAAGATGAAGATTAAAGTGTCAGAGAGCGGTGGAAACACTAGTGGTGGTAAGAGCAGACATAGCCCTCGCACTGGCCGAGAGAAATACAGGGAGCACTCATCCCACCGTGCGCCTAAACACGATgcctcacattcacacagccacgtgcatgctcacacacacagcagccacCACAAAACTCACCGATCATCCAAAACTCACTCTGCCTCTGCCCCCTTAGCTGTAAGCCAGTCCATGGGCCATGGCCAGTTAGGGAAGATTGAACGAAGGCAGGGGGATGGGCAGAGTGCTGAAGGAGGAGCCTCACTGTGCCTGAATGGGCAGCACATGGACTATACAGACACTTTCAACATGCTCGACTCCTTGCTCAATGCACACAGCATGAACTATTAA